The genomic interval TGCAGGTTTGCCTGTAATCATGGAGTTCTATAATAAAACAACAGGTTTATGGCCAGAATCTCCAGGGTATGCTTCTAGCATGATTCCTTTGGTATTAGAAATGGGCGTAAAGTTATATAAATCTGGTGTAAATACTTTGGCAGGTAACCCTATTATAACCAAGGCTGCTTTGGCAAATTTAGGATGGTTAGATGCTCGTGGTAATTTAGTGGTTTTTGGTGATATGCGTGGTGGACCCGCTAATATTTCTTCTTTCGAATCGCTATTAACGTATGCAACCTGGGAAGGAGATATAGAAACTGCTGAAAAAATGGCCACTGTAATCCGTAAAAATATTGCATCAGGTCAGTATGATAGAAATGCTTCAGACTGGCAAAGCATTATTTTTAATCAACCTTTGTTGGGTTCTGGTAGTGATTTACCGTTTCATAAAGCCGCTTATTCTCCGTTTCATAAACACATTATTATGAAAAATGGAAACGATGAAAATAATGGATTGATGTTTACTTTATATGGAGGGAAACACAAGTCTCATTTAACTAAAAACGGACTAGCAATGCAGTTTTACGGACAAGGATGGGCAATGGCACCAGATGCTTCTGCTTACGAATCTTATTGGTCTAAAGATGCAGGTTATCATAGGGGCATTATGGGATCAAATACCATTGTACCAGGTTATAGTAGCGGAGATATTGTTGTAAATGCAATGGATCCATTTGTAGATACTACTTCTGGGTTGTATAATACTTCAGAAACTTCAGAAAATGTTTCTTTTACTGATGTTTCTGCTGATGAAAAACGTCGTTTGGTAGCCATGGTTCGTACTTCTAAAACTACAGGTTATTATGTAGACGTTTTTAGGTCAGATCAATTAGATAACGATTATATACATCACAATTTAGGGAATTCTATGGATTTAAAAAATGATGTGAATAAAACATTGAGTTTAAAAAATGTAAATGATTTAGGAACAAAGTATGATAAAAATTATGCTTTTTTCAAAAATCAGAAAAAGATAAAATACGCAGATGATTTTAATGCAACTTGGACTACAACAGCGGTTTCACCAGCATTAATTACAAACATGTGGATGATGGGGCAAAATAACCGAGATTTGTATGTAGTTGATGCACCACCAACCACATTACGAAGCGATATTACACCAGGTCAAGTCAATAAAAGTCCAGAAAGTACGCCTACTTTAATTGTAAGACAAAATGATATCAATGGAAAAAAACATCCGTTTGTAGCTGTTTTTGAAACGTATGAAACTGGTGATAAATCCATCAAAAATATATCGAAATTAAAAACGTCAGAAAATTTTATAAGTCTTTTAGTTACTTCAAAAAATAGCAAACAATATATATGTAACGCTATTGATGATGTCTTTTATAAAGTTGATAAGAATATAATTTTTAAAGGGATTTTTGGAATTGCTTCTGAGAAAAACGGAGAATTTGAATACTTGTATTTAGGAAAAGGGAAAAGTTTACAAAAAGACGATTTTAAAATAGCAGCCGTAAAAGAAGCTGTTTCAGCAGAGTTAAAATACAAAAATGGTAAATATTACTATTCATCAGATAAACCTGTTTTAATTCAGCTTAAAAAAGGAAAATTAAAAGAATACCCAGCAGGTTATAATGTTGAAATAAAATAATTAATATGAAAAAATATTTTTCAAAATTTTATATTTCGTTTATTTTTTTGATGTTGTCATTTACTGTTTTTGGGCAAGTAGAAAAACACCCTAGAATTTATACCAATAACGAATCTAAAGAAGCATTTATTAAAACGTTAGAAAGTGTTTCTTGGAAGAAAAGTTTAGTAGAAAAGAAAAAGAAAAATCTTGAAAAATATCTTAAATATGTAGAAAAAGATCCAAATTGGTTAGTTTCAAGATTACAAATGAACTGGAATACCAAGCATAAAAAAGTCTTTTTAAAAGGAGGCGATTTTGCGTATTCTAAAGATGCTGCTCCGGTAGCAACTGTTAGATTTGCAGGTTCTAGAGATTGGGCTACAGATTATAAACGACCAAAAATAGAAAATATAGAACCTTATTCTGATGATAAAAGAGGACTTTTTTGGGAACATAAGAAAAGAAGTAAAAAAGAATGGATTCATCCTTCTAAAGCGGGGACAGGAATAGAGAAACTGAACGAACAAATAATGTCTTTAGTAGAAGATGCTGCTTTTTTGTATTGGTTAACTGGTGATGAAAAATATGCAAAATTTGCAGCACCTGTGTATTCTAAATACATAAACGGAATGTATTATAGAGAAGCTCCGGTTGATTTAGAAAAATCGAATCAACAATATATTTCGGGTTTGGCTACATTTGAAGTTATACATGAAGGCATTGTAGTTTCCTTAGTAACTACTTATGATTTTTTATACGATTATTTTAAAACCAATAAAACTAATTTAGACACAAGTGTTGCGGTGTTTCAGAAATGGGGAGATCAAATTATAAAAAACGGAATTCCGGATAATAATTGGAACTTATTTCAAGCACGTTTTTTAACGTATATAGGTTTGGTTTTAGAAAATAATGCTACCTACAAAAATGGAAAAGGAAGTGAATATTATTTAGAGCATACTTTTGATACCTCAACAGATAGACAATTATCTATAAAAGAATCTTTATTAGTTTACGATCATAAAAATGGTATTTGGCCAGAATCTCCATCATATTCTGTACACGTAATTACCACACTTTTACGCATTTTTACTCTTTTAGATCATGCTACAAATAAAGACGAATTTTTAAATTATCCGATAGTTGAAAAAGCGGCTTTGGCATCATTTCAATACTTATTTCCAAACGGATATACAATAGGTTTTGGAGATGCAAATCATAAAATATTGCCGCCAGAAAATTTTGAACTTCTAATTTCTAATTATCAAAAATATGATAAAACAACAAAAGAAACTTTAATCTCTGACATCCTTTCTAAAATGATTTCTGATGATTTATATACACGAAAAGCAGATGACTTCTTTCAACTTTTCTTTTATGCTGACATATTAAAATCGAATAAAAAACAAAATTTATCAAGTATTAAAAATCTTACATCTCAAACATTTTATGCTTCAAACGTAAGTATGTTTAACCAAAGAATGGGAGATAAAGAAAATGCAGTAATGGTTTCTACGGTTGGTTCTTTTGGTAATCATGCACATGCAAATGGTCTTTCTATAGAGCTTTTTGCAAATAATTATGCACTTGGGCCAGATATGGGAAAAGGATCTAGTTATTGGCATAGTGATTTTAAAGAATTCTATTCTAAGTTTCCGGCACACAATACGGTTGTTGTAGATGGAAAATCAGACTATGGCGCTATGCGTTCTTACAATCCTTTTAGATTAGACAATGCATATCCTAATTCTGGCGAAAAACCAG from Polaribacter sejongensis carries:
- a CDS encoding heparinase II/III domain-containing protein, giving the protein MKKYFSKFYISFIFLMLSFTVFGQVEKHPRIYTNNESKEAFIKTLESVSWKKSLVEKKKKNLEKYLKYVEKDPNWLVSRLQMNWNTKHKKVFLKGGDFAYSKDAAPVATVRFAGSRDWATDYKRPKIENIEPYSDDKRGLFWEHKKRSKKEWIHPSKAGTGIEKLNEQIMSLVEDAAFLYWLTGDEKYAKFAAPVYSKYINGMYYREAPVDLEKSNQQYISGLATFEVIHEGIVVSLVTTYDFLYDYFKTNKTNLDTSVAVFQKWGDQIIKNGIPDNNWNLFQARFLTYIGLVLENNATYKNGKGSEYYLEHTFDTSTDRQLSIKESLLVYDHKNGIWPESPSYSVHVITTLLRIFTLLDHATNKDEFLNYPIVEKAALASFQYLFPNGYTIGFGDANHKILPPENFELLISNYQKYDKTTKETLISDILSKMISDDLYTRKADDFFQLFFYADILKSNKKQNLSSIKNLTSQTFYASNVSMFNQRMGDKENAVMVSTVGSFGNHAHANGLSIELFANNYALGPDMGKGSSYWHSDFKEFYSKFPAHNTVVVDGKSDYGAMRSYNPFRLDNAYPNSGEKPAFDKVTFSKVSFFEPATVSDQQRFTAIVKSNSAKSYIIDVFRSKKQQEGTQKHEYIYHNLGQSLDIYDDKEHPLKLSVTDDLSAEKGDLKGYDYFTDKLKTQSSKDITALFTLKSENKPDNLMKLWVKGAENQTIYSVKSPKSNAISKGTAPKEVLKKQLPTLILKREYASWKNPFALVFNPFIKGEENPIKNVSYASIEKYPNSQIINVLLNNNLTKDRIVLNASENDVTVEKSFYQKGLVSITRQLDEELDFLFLSGMYKYENFGWNIISSGNPFTFSIEKIKRGFRFQTDEPITINMPVLKSEKSATLKLYENGKIVASRKGTTNRNNANQLIFKIAKGYDKAEIIFDKK